One region of Epilithonimonas zeae genomic DNA includes:
- a CDS encoding YqjF family protein encodes MKFLTAEWRKLAIINYEINPEILKPYLPKGTELDFYKGKCLVSLVGFMFLNTKLLGISVPFHRNFEEVNLRFYVKKHENGIWKRGVVFIKEIVPKKALSLVANTFYNENYCTLPMAHSIIESNNELSTSYSWQTSKLNTMTLKAENIQGEMIKGSDFEFITEHYFGFTKNNNQTSEYEVKHPKWNFYNIQNYEIKVDFKENYGADFNFLNDAKPISVMLAEGSEIEVHTRRNVEFAIN; translated from the coding sequence ATGAAATTCCTAACAGCAGAATGGCGAAAACTAGCCATTATAAATTACGAAATCAATCCTGAAATTCTAAAACCTTATTTACCAAAAGGAACAGAGCTTGATTTTTATAAAGGAAAATGTCTGGTAAGCCTCGTTGGATTTATGTTCCTCAATACAAAACTTCTTGGGATTTCTGTTCCTTTTCATAGAAATTTTGAAGAGGTGAATTTAAGATTTTATGTGAAAAAACACGAAAACGGAATCTGGAAAAGAGGTGTGGTTTTCATCAAAGAAATCGTTCCTAAAAAAGCTTTGAGTCTTGTTGCGAACACATTTTATAATGAGAATTATTGCACTTTACCGATGGCTCATTCTATCATAGAATCTAATAATGAACTTTCCACTTCTTACAGCTGGCAGACTTCAAAACTCAATACAATGACTTTAAAAGCAGAAAATATTCAGGGAGAAATGATTAAGGGTTCTGATTTTGAATTCATTACAGAACATTACTTTGGGTTTACAAAAAACAATAATCAAACTTCTGAATATGAAGTAAAACATCCAAAATGGAATTTTTACAACATCCAGAATTATGAAATTAAGGTGGATTTCAAAGAAAATTATGGAGCTGATTTCAATTTTCTGAACGATGCAAAACCAATATCAGTAATGCTTGCAGAAGGTTCTGAAATTGAAGTCCATACAAGGAGAAATGTGGAATTTGCTATTAATTAA
- a CDS encoding DUF4139 domain-containing protein, whose product MKLKHFLTISFSIFITIVTAQKPIFSEAKLKSVMLYEQSAELYSNTTFKIPKGSSEIVIANIAEDIDESSIKIGSKSKVSVLTYRFTDDEDFYKIELDKKNPEHRVVLDSISLMEKKIKDLTIQKTSLANSIGILDKNQTINSGSTSYSKELEKLIEYYQKKRIDLSLQLDNVENDISKLNVKLGKLQTKFDLNSKEMENYPKGKLVVQVSSDVDELVNLDIKYSVREASWRPYYDVVIPDINSKTKLLYKALIRQNSGLDWKNVELHLISGFPNVHKQIPNLYDWNLYYQQPIPIVKDEVTYGIKNTPQADRADEKDIESVVVVRASAFQNQLNVGYDLKDLYTILSNDQDNSINLDVNEIPATYTYYTIPKMDKTVFLIAELDNLDKYNLINAEANIIFQDTNVGKTSLNTENTDNKLLLTLGDDRRVSIKRDLIKDKTMEKSISSSNKEQQYAYQFTIRNNKNEKIKLRIKDQVPVSTDKQIIISMVNKGGAIYDEKTGDLTWDIVLNANETKKIDFSFKVNSLKYKVLLGL is encoded by the coding sequence ATGAAATTAAAACATTTTTTAACAATCAGCTTTAGCATTTTTATCACAATTGTTACAGCTCAAAAACCAATCTTCTCAGAAGCAAAACTAAAATCGGTGATGCTATATGAACAATCTGCAGAATTGTACAGCAATACAACTTTCAAAATCCCAAAAGGAAGTTCGGAAATCGTGATTGCCAATATCGCTGAAGACATTGATGAATCCTCAATAAAAATCGGTTCCAAATCCAAGGTTTCTGTGTTGACTTATCGTTTTACGGATGACGAAGATTTTTATAAAATAGAATTGGATAAGAAAAATCCGGAACACAGAGTTGTTTTGGACAGCATTTCTCTGATGGAGAAAAAGATTAAAGATCTTACAATTCAGAAAACCTCTCTGGCGAACAGTATCGGGATTTTGGATAAAAATCAAACCATTAATTCTGGGTCAACATCTTATTCCAAAGAATTGGAAAAGTTGATTGAATATTACCAAAAGAAGAGAATTGACCTTAGTTTGCAATTGGATAACGTGGAAAATGACATTTCTAAACTGAATGTCAAATTAGGAAAACTCCAAACCAAATTTGATTTGAACAGCAAGGAAATGGAAAACTATCCAAAAGGAAAATTGGTGGTTCAGGTTTCCAGCGATGTCGACGAATTGGTGAATCTGGACATCAAATACAGTGTTCGAGAGGCTTCTTGGCGACCATATTATGATGTTGTGATTCCGGATATCAATTCAAAAACAAAATTATTATATAAAGCATTAATCAGACAAAATTCTGGATTGGATTGGAAAAATGTAGAACTGCATTTGATTTCTGGTTTCCCAAATGTTCATAAACAGATTCCGAATTTGTATGATTGGAATTTGTATTATCAACAACCTATTCCAATCGTGAAAGATGAAGTGACTTATGGAATAAAAAATACACCTCAAGCTGATAGAGCCGATGAAAAAGATATAGAATCTGTAGTAGTTGTTCGTGCCAGTGCATTTCAAAATCAACTAAACGTTGGTTATGATTTGAAGGATTTATACACGATTTTGTCTAATGATCAGGATAACAGCATCAATTTGGATGTCAACGAGATTCCGGCAACTTACACTTATTACACGATTCCGAAGATGGATAAAACGGTATTTTTGATTGCAGAGTTGGATAATCTGGACAAGTACAATCTCATCAATGCAGAAGCGAATATCATTTTCCAAGATACTAATGTTGGCAAAACTTCCCTTAACACAGAAAATACGGACAACAAACTTTTGCTCACTTTGGGCGATGATAGGAGAGTTTCTATTAAAAGAGATTTGATAAAGGACAAGACGATGGAAAAAAGCATTTCGTCCTCCAACAAAGAACAGCAATATGCTTATCAGTTTACCATCAGAAACAACAAAAACGAAAAAATAAAACTGAGAATAAAGGATCAGGTTCCTGTATCTACGGACAAGCAAATCATTATCAGTATGGTGAATAAAGGTGGCGCAATTTACGATGAGAAAACAGGCGATTTGACTTGGGACATTGTTCTTAATGCCAATGAAACCAAGAAAATAGATTTCTCATTCAAAGTCAATTCGTTGAAATATAAAGTGTTATTAGGATTGTAA
- a CDS encoding RNA polymerase sigma factor, whose protein sequence is MEHDIYIRCRNKDRNAQRKLYEEYAGRFFATCKRYLKNDEDAEEVLADSFYIIFTKLEQLKDFKVFDAWAKKIVVNQCLQKLRKKQPFSISIEENFVDLPDSETENVSEERGILSLLNFLPEGCRTIFNLFAMEGYPHKEIAQMLSISEGTSKSQVNFARKKLQELVKLQTINS, encoded by the coding sequence ATGGAACACGACATATACATAAGATGCAGAAATAAAGACCGCAACGCACAGCGGAAACTTTATGAAGAATATGCAGGCAGATTCTTTGCGACCTGCAAACGTTACCTGAAAAACGACGAAGATGCGGAAGAAGTTTTGGCTGATTCTTTCTACATCATTTTCACAAAACTGGAACAACTCAAAGATTTTAAGGTTTTCGATGCTTGGGCAAAGAAAATTGTAGTGAATCAGTGTCTTCAGAAGCTTCGCAAGAAACAGCCGTTTTCTATTTCTATTGAAGAAAATTTTGTGGATTTACCAGACTCAGAGACAGAAAATGTTTCAGAAGAAAGAGGGATTTTGTCTCTTCTTAATTTCCTTCCTGAAGGCTGTAGAACAATTTTCAATCTGTTTGCGATGGAAGGTTATCCTCACAAAGAAATTGCGCAAATGCTTTCGATCTCAGAAGGAACATCCAAATCTCAGGTGAATTTTGCCCGCAAAAAATTGCAGGAGCTTGTGAAACTTCAAACAATTAATTCTTAA
- a CDS encoding GbsR/MarR family transcriptional regulator has protein sequence MKLTEAKEKYIQTWGTFATNWGINRTMAQVHALLLAEGKPLSTDEVMEKLEISRGNANMNLRNLMDWGIVKKELVKGDRKEYFLAEKDVWFLFKQITKERRKREIEPVVSFLEELKNVEDDSDEAKQFVKLMEDFGNVTNKINNIMDLAIKSDDHWLVGKITNLLK, from the coding sequence ATGAAACTTACAGAAGCTAAAGAAAAATACATCCAGACTTGGGGAACTTTTGCCACCAACTGGGGGATCAATAGAACAATGGCGCAGGTTCACGCTTTGCTTTTGGCAGAGGGAAAACCCTTATCCACAGATGAAGTGATGGAAAAACTGGAAATTTCCAGAGGAAATGCTAATATGAACCTTCGGAATCTGATGGATTGGGGAATCGTAAAAAAGGAATTGGTAAAAGGTGATAGAAAAGAGTATTTTTTGGCAGAAAAAGACGTTTGGTTTCTGTTCAAACAGATTACAAAAGAACGCAGAAAACGTGAAATAGAACCTGTTGTTTCATTTTTAGAAGAACTGAAAAATGTAGAAGATGATTCCGATGAAGCAAAACAATTTGTTAAACTAATGGAAGATTTTGGAAACGTGACCAACAAAATCAATAATATAATGGACTTGGCAATAAAAAGCGATGATCATTGGCTGGTTGGGAAAATTACCAACTTACTAAAATAG
- a CDS encoding DCC1-like thiol-disulfide oxidoreductase family protein — protein sequence MKTLQNHILIYDKDCPMCNVYSKGFIKSGMLDENGREAFSEITSETKNKIDVHRSKNEIALIDTKNNRVIYGLESLLTIIGNSFPTLEKIARIRPFHWFFQRLYKFVSYNRKQIIPSKKDLTKDNCVPDFNLKYRLFYLAFVLLFSAYVLGFYNQRLFPNFKNNFGLEFFICCMQILWQSAFMGIYLKDRIWDYLGNMMTVSLLGTLLLIPALFFNFSQVFYFIYFAIVVFIMFLEHLRRCRILKFGIVPTISWMIFRITFGAVLLYIISNN from the coding sequence ATGAAAACTTTACAAAATCACATTCTTATTTATGACAAAGATTGTCCAATGTGCAACGTCTATTCAAAAGGCTTCATCAAATCCGGAATGCTCGATGAAAACGGAAGAGAAGCTTTTTCAGAAATCACTTCTGAAACTAAAAATAAGATTGATGTTCATAGGTCAAAAAACGAAATCGCATTGATTGATACAAAAAATAATAGAGTAATTTACGGGCTGGAAAGTTTGCTCACAATCATTGGAAACTCTTTTCCGACTTTAGAAAAAATCGCAAGAATAAGACCTTTTCATTGGTTTTTCCAGAGACTTTACAAATTCGTTTCTTACAACAGAAAACAGATTATTCCTTCCAAAAAAGATTTGACCAAAGACAATTGTGTTCCGGATTTCAATTTGAAATATAGACTGTTTTACCTTGCTTTTGTTTTATTGTTTTCCGCTTATGTTTTAGGATTTTACAATCAGCGTTTGTTCCCGAATTTTAAAAATAATTTTGGATTAGAATTTTTCATCTGCTGTATGCAAATCCTTTGGCAGAGTGCATTTATGGGGATTTATCTCAAAGACAGAATCTGGGATTATCTTGGAAATATGATGACCGTTTCTTTGCTTGGAACATTACTTTTAATTCCCGCTTTATTCTTCAATTTTAGCCAAGTATTCTATTTTATCTACTTCGCAATTGTAGTATTCATAATGTTTTTAGAACATTTGAGACGATGCAGAATTCTGAAATTTGGGATTGTTCCAACTATTTCTTGGATGATTTTCAGAATCACTTTCGGAGCAGTTCTTTTATATATTATTTCGAATAATTAA
- a CDS encoding TIGR01777 family oxidoreductase produces the protein MKIIIAAGTGFLGRNLENYFLDKNYEVKILTRNPKRRNEIFWDAKTIGAWKNELENANVLINLAGKSVDCRYNEKNKKEIYDSRINSTRVLQSVIDECQNPPKIWLNASSATIYVHSETHLNTEENGIIGDDFSMNICKSWEKEFFKTKNPNIRKVALRTSIVLGENDGAFPKFMQISKLGLGGKQGRGDQMMSWIHIDDFCEAVNFIIENEKLEGAINITAPEPLSNENMMSQIRKKIKVPFGIPSPVWLLEIASIFIKTETELMLKSRNVYPEILLENGFKFQYDTFEKALEKL, from the coding sequence ATGAAAATAATCATCGCAGCAGGAACCGGTTTCCTTGGAAGAAATCTCGAAAACTATTTTCTTGATAAAAACTACGAAGTTAAAATCCTTACAAGAAATCCGAAACGCAGAAACGAAATCTTTTGGGATGCAAAAACAATTGGAGCTTGGAAAAATGAATTGGAAAATGCAAATGTCCTAATTAATCTTGCAGGAAAATCTGTTGATTGTCGTTACAATGAAAAGAACAAAAAAGAAATCTACGATTCTAGAATCAACTCAACAAGAGTTTTGCAAAGCGTTATTGATGAATGTCAAAATCCACCAAAAATTTGGCTGAATGCAAGTTCCGCAACAATTTATGTTCATTCAGAAACACACCTCAATACAGAGGAAAACGGAATCATCGGCGATGATTTCTCTATGAATATCTGTAAATCTTGGGAGAAAGAATTCTTCAAAACAAAAAATCCAAATATCAGAAAAGTGGCGCTCAGAACTTCAATTGTTCTTGGAGAAAATGATGGTGCATTTCCAAAGTTTATGCAGATTTCGAAACTCGGTTTAGGAGGAAAACAGGGTAGAGGTGACCAAATGATGAGCTGGATTCATATTGATGATTTTTGTGAAGCCGTTAACTTCATTATTGAAAATGAAAAGCTTGAAGGTGCAATTAATATTACAGCTCCAGAACCTTTGTCTAATGAAAATATGATGAGCCAAATTCGGAAAAAGATTAAAGTTCCATTTGGGATTCCAAGTCCGGTTTGGTTATTAGAAATCGCTTCAATCTTCATCAAAACAGAAACCGAACTGATGCTGAAAAGCCGAAATGTCTATCCTGAGATTCTATTGGAAAATGGATTTAAATTTCAGTATGATACTTTTGAAAAAGCCTTAGAGAAATTATAA
- a CDS encoding patatin-like phospholipase family protein yields MEDSKLGLVLSGGGTRGLAHAGVLKFFKEKNIEPDILSCCSAGSIVGSLYAVGKTPEEILDFFQSIYFFHWKHFTFNQPGFVSSAIFTTYLNPIFQDMTLGDLEKDVRIVATELITGQQKVFEKNYKIVDAIIASSCIPGISTPYFINDEMYSDGGVLNNFPADVIHNECDKLIGVYVTPPQDVKVNDLKTIRSVTTRAYELLSHRTEIYKFAFCDWFITSKKLSKYGIFERNPQRLKEIFDIGYEEAKRTFNENEEDFTLFFLKKE; encoded by the coding sequence ATGGAAGATTCAAAATTAGGATTGGTTTTATCAGGTGGAGGAACGCGTGGATTGGCTCATGCTGGTGTGCTGAAGTTTTTTAAGGAGAAAAATATCGAACCAGATATTCTTTCCTGTTGCAGTGCTGGTTCTATTGTTGGTTCGTTGTATGCTGTTGGGAAAACTCCTGAGGAAATTTTGGATTTTTTTCAGTCTATTTATTTTTTTCATTGGAAGCATTTTACATTTAATCAGCCTGGGTTTGTTTCGTCTGCTATTTTTACGACTTACCTCAATCCGATTTTTCAGGATATGACTTTGGGAGATTTGGAGAAAGATGTGAGAATTGTAGCGACAGAACTAATTACAGGTCAGCAAAAAGTTTTCGAAAAAAATTATAAAATTGTTGATGCTATTATTGCATCGTCCTGTATTCCGGGGATTTCTACGCCTTATTTTATCAATGACGAAATGTACAGCGATGGTGGCGTTCTAAATAATTTTCCAGCCGATGTCATCCATAATGAATGTGATAAATTGATTGGAGTCTATGTTACACCGCCGCAAGATGTAAAAGTTAATGACCTTAAAACAATTCGTTCTGTTACTACAAGAGCTTATGAATTGTTATCTCATAGAACAGAGATTTATAAATTCGCTTTTTGTGATTGGTTCATTACTTCAAAAAAATTGTCCAAATATGGAATTTTCGAAAGAAATCCGCAACGCTTAAAAGAAATATTCGATATTGGTTATGAAGAGGCTAAACGTACATTCAACGAAAATGAAGAAGATTTTACTTTATTCTTTCTAAAAAAGGAATAA
- a CDS encoding VWA domain-containing protein — protein sequence MENQDIDKMFSDAGKSAEENPTFPSFEKVWEKVEEKLDKKEQKKGIIPIWLPYGIAAGLALTFGVLYFMNDDKAKIELQIASNDYGKPINPNLIETPKKVEEINKTFKENLAKSPIKPAEVQDIIAYHEAQPKNNDAILFERKPEYVTDENNINRVEVENISVPPPIPKLLETTSGLVKNEVYEPTYSPPPAPPSNHKSASETKVSAMYATEIAEKNSITGIKDGFPLGRSSLLEGKALGLKVNKSNSATTLIRGLSSYDKSKEPLYIVDGKEESSKILTVLNPNSIESMQILKKEAATSLYGSKALNGVVIIKTKNLSRKEKRALKKQLKTESKEALQKQVEESEKDLPDAGKLTAGEVNDFSKWNYWQDIAVPILDQYKNTWKFFPDKRVSVQLTNLDNNPVIGKKLKLINDKKEIVWESITDNRGNAELWISSILNQNQNYSQYSIVDEDGNLLVNNAKEFRDGQNLIKINESCTRRRALDLVFVVDATGSMGDEINYLKSELLDVLKKVESNLTQTNVRYGSVFYRDNGDEYVTRKFDFSNNSENLINFIKKQDAKGGGDTPEAVVEALDSSIDELAWSNENSTKIMFLLLDAPPHLSEENIERLHQKIKLASKKGIIIIPIAASDTDKQTEYLMRTFALLTNGTYTFLTNDSGIGNNHIKPTASEYEVEKLNDLLLRLILQRSTVPDCKDGVTKEYINKKLEVESLDKKDFATKIYPNPTKGSFKIDTKRDVEEFVLYDYTGKILIKKNNLVKGLHHFDISNYPQSVYLVKLKYGTDSETFKLIKN from the coding sequence ATGGAAAATCAAGATATTGATAAAATGTTTAGCGATGCTGGGAAATCGGCAGAAGAAAATCCAACATTTCCTTCTTTTGAAAAAGTTTGGGAAAAAGTTGAAGAAAAGCTGGACAAGAAAGAACAAAAGAAAGGAATCATCCCGATTTGGTTACCTTACGGAATTGCTGCAGGATTGGCTTTGACATTTGGCGTTTTATATTTTATGAATGATGATAAAGCGAAAATTGAACTTCAAATCGCTTCAAATGATTACGGAAAACCAATCAATCCCAATCTGATAGAAACTCCGAAAAAAGTTGAAGAAATCAATAAAACTTTTAAAGAGAATTTAGCTAAAAGTCCAATAAAACCCGCTGAAGTACAAGATATTATTGCATATCACGAAGCTCAGCCTAAGAATAATGATGCTATTCTTTTTGAGAGAAAACCTGAGTATGTAACAGATGAAAACAACATTAATCGTGTTGAAGTTGAAAACATAAGTGTGCCTCCACCAATTCCAAAACTTCTGGAAACAACAAGCGGATTAGTTAAAAATGAAGTTTATGAACCTACATATTCTCCACCGCCAGCGCCTCCTTCTAATCATAAATCTGCAAGTGAAACGAAAGTTTCTGCAATGTATGCTACAGAAATAGCTGAAAAAAATTCAATAACAGGAATCAAAGATGGATTCCCTTTAGGACGTTCTTCGCTTCTTGAAGGAAAAGCACTGGGACTTAAAGTTAATAAATCTAATTCGGCTACTACGTTGATTCGAGGACTATCTTCTTATGATAAATCTAAAGAACCATTGTACATCGTGGATGGGAAAGAAGAATCTTCAAAAATTTTGACTGTTCTCAATCCTAATTCTATAGAATCGATGCAGATTCTAAAAAAGGAAGCCGCAACCAGTTTGTATGGAAGCAAAGCGTTAAATGGTGTCGTAATAATTAAAACAAAAAATCTTTCCAGAAAAGAGAAAAGAGCATTAAAAAAACAACTTAAGACAGAATCTAAAGAAGCTTTGCAAAAACAAGTTGAAGAATCTGAAAAAGATTTACCAGACGCTGGAAAACTAACAGCTGGCGAAGTGAACGATTTTTCCAAATGGAATTATTGGCAGGATATTGCGGTTCCTATTCTTGACCAATATAAAAATACTTGGAAATTTTTTCCAGATAAAAGAGTTTCTGTTCAATTGACCAATTTGGATAATAATCCAGTTATAGGAAAAAAATTAAAGCTGATAAATGATAAAAAAGAAATCGTTTGGGAAAGTATAACGGACAATCGTGGGAATGCTGAACTTTGGATTTCATCAATTTTGAATCAAAATCAGAATTATTCTCAATATTCAATTGTAGATGAGGATGGAAATTTATTGGTTAACAATGCAAAAGAATTTCGTGACGGACAAAATTTGATTAAAATCAATGAGAGCTGTACTCGAAGAAGAGCTTTAGACTTAGTATTTGTTGTAGATGCAACAGGTTCTATGGGAGATGAAATCAATTATTTGAAATCAGAATTATTGGATGTTTTGAAAAAAGTAGAATCCAATTTGACGCAAACTAATGTAAGATATGGTTCTGTTTTTTACAGAGATAATGGTGATGAGTACGTGACTAGAAAATTTGATTTTTCTAACAATTCAGAAAATCTTATAAATTTCATCAAAAAACAAGATGCAAAAGGTGGAGGTGATACGCCGGAAGCAGTTGTAGAAGCTTTAGATTCATCAATTGATGAATTAGCTTGGAGTAATGAAAATTCCACGAAAATAATGTTTCTTCTTCTGGATGCGCCACCACATTTGTCCGAGGAAAATATTGAAAGACTTCACCAAAAAATAAAACTAGCTTCCAAAAAAGGAATTATTATTATTCCAATTGCAGCAAGCGACACCGATAAACAAACGGAATATCTGATGCGGACATTTGCATTGTTGACAAACGGAACTTATACCTTTTTGACTAATGACAGCGGAATTGGCAACAATCACATCAAACCAACTGCAAGCGAATATGAAGTTGAAAAACTGAATGATTTGTTATTGAGGTTAATTCTTCAGCGTTCAACTGTTCCGGATTGTAAAGATGGTGTTACAAAAGAATACATCAACAAAAAATTGGAAGTAGAAAGTTTGGATAAAAAAGATTTCGCCACTAAGATTTATCCAAATCCAACAAAAGGTAGTTTCAAAATTGATACAAAAAGAGATGTTGAAGAATTTGTATTGTATGATTATACAGGGAAGATTTTAATTAAGAAAAACAACTTAGTAAAAGGTCTTCATCATTTTGATATTTCAAATTACCCTCAAAGTGTGTATCTTGTTAAACTGAAATACGGAACAGATTCAGAAACATTTAAATTAATAAAAAACTGA
- the lpdA gene encoding dihydrolipoyl dehydrogenase: MNYDIIVIGSGPGGYVTAIRAAQLGFKTAIIEKENLGGICLNWGCIPTKALLKSAHVFNYLKHAEDYGLNKVENPGFDFTKVIQRSRGVASKMSSGIAFLMRKNKVDVIMGTATVKAGKKVSVVDAEGKTTEYSGTNIIIATGARSRELPNLPQDGKKVIGYRQALSLPEQPKSMIVVGSGAIGIEFADFYNSMGTKVTVVEFLPNIVPLEDEEVSKHVEKSLKKAGIEIMTNSSVESVDTSGNGVKAKVKTATGEITLEADILLSAVGIASNVEGIGLEAVGIKTEKGKVLVNEWYQTSVPGYYAIGDIIPTQALAHVASAEGITCVEKIKGLHVEAIDYGNIPGCTYCHPEIASVGLTEKQAKEKGYEIKVGKFPFSASGKATANGDVDGFIKVIFDAKYGEWLGCHMVGDGVTDMIAEAVVARRLETTSHDIIKSIHPHPTLSESIMEAAAAAYGEVIHI; the protein is encoded by the coding sequence ATGAACTACGATATTATTGTTATTGGAAGTGGACCTGGCGGATATGTAACTGCAATCAGAGCTGCTCAATTGGGTTTCAAAACCGCTATAATCGAAAAAGAAAATCTTGGAGGTATTTGTCTTAACTGGGGTTGTATCCCGACTAAAGCGCTTCTAAAATCTGCTCACGTTTTCAATTATTTGAAGCATGCTGAAGATTATGGTCTTAATAAAGTAGAAAATCCAGGCTTCGATTTCACAAAAGTGATTCAGAGAAGTAGAGGTGTAGCTTCTAAAATGAGTAGCGGAATTGCTTTCTTAATGAGAAAGAATAAAGTGGATGTTATTATGGGAACTGCAACAGTGAAAGCTGGTAAAAAAGTTTCTGTTGTCGACGCAGAAGGAAAAACTACAGAATATTCCGGAACTAATATTATTATTGCAACTGGAGCTCGTTCTAGAGAATTGCCAAATCTTCCTCAGGATGGTAAAAAAGTAATTGGATACAGACAAGCTTTGTCGCTTCCTGAGCAGCCAAAATCTATGATTGTTGTAGGTTCTGGAGCTATCGGAATCGAGTTTGCTGATTTCTATAATTCTATGGGAACTAAAGTGACTGTTGTTGAGTTTTTGCCAAACATCGTTCCTTTGGAGGATGAAGAAGTTTCAAAACACGTTGAGAAATCTTTGAAAAAAGCTGGTATCGAGATAATGACTAATTCTTCTGTAGAATCTGTTGATACTTCAGGAAATGGAGTAAAAGCAAAAGTGAAAACAGCAACCGGAGAAATCACTTTAGAAGCTGATATTCTTCTTTCTGCTGTTGGAATTGCTTCTAACGTAGAAGGAATCGGTCTTGAGGCTGTTGGTATCAAAACTGAAAAAGGAAAAGTTTTGGTAAACGAATGGTACCAGACTTCTGTTCCTGGTTATTATGCAATCGGCGATATTATCCCGACTCAGGCTTTGGCTCACGTTGCTTCTGCTGAAGGAATTACTTGTGTGGAGAAAATCAAAGGATTGCACGTAGAAGCCATCGATTATGGAAATATTCCTGGTTGTACCTACTGTCATCCGGAAATTGCTTCTGTTGGTTTGACTGAAAAGCAAGCTAAAGAAAAAGGTTACGAAATCAAAGTTGGTAAATTCCCTTTCTCAGCTTCCGGAAAAGCAACTGCAAATGGCGATGTTGATGGTTTCATCAAAGTTATTTTTGATGCTAAATACGGCGAGTGGTTAGGTTGTCATATGGTTGGTGACGGCGTTACTGATATGATTGCTGAAGCAGTTGTAGCAAGAAGACTGGAAACAACTAGTCACGACATCATCAAATCTATTCATCCGCATCCAACATTGTCAGAATCCATTATGGAAGCAGCGGCTGCGGCTTATGGAGAAGTGATTCACATCTAA